In Bacteroides coprosuis DSM 18011, the following are encoded in one genomic region:
- a CDS encoding Enolase (COGs: COG0148 Enolase~HAMAP: Enolase~InterPro IPR000941:IPR020811:IPR020810~KEGG: bth:BT_4572 phosphopyruvate hydratase~PFAM: Enolase, C-terminal; Enolase, N-terminal~PRIAM: Phosphopyruvate hydratase~SPTR: Enolase;~TIGRFAM: Enolase~IMG reference gene:2504108106~PFAM: Enolase, N-terminal domain; Enolase, C-terminal TIM barrel domain~TIGRFAM: phosphopyruvate hydratase), protein MRIEKIIGREILDSRGNPTVEVDVYLDCGVMGRASVPSGASTGEHEALELRDGDKKRYLGKGVLKAVENINNKIAPELIGYSALEQRAIDNKMLELDGTKTKSNLGANAILGVSLAVAKAAANYLELPLYRYIGGTNTYTMPVPMMNIINGGSHSDAPIAFQEFMIRPVGAKSFKEGLRMGAEVFHALKKVLKDRGLSTAVGDEGGFAPEVEGTEDALNSILSAIKAAGYEPKKDVTIALDCASSEFYKNGVYDYTLFEGKQGKKRNAEEQIAYLEELIDKYPIDSIEDGMAENDWDGWKKLTDKIGNKCQLVGDDLFVTNVDFLSKGIELGCGNSILIKVNQIGSLSETLDAIEMAHRHGYTSVTSHRSGETEDATIADIAVATNSGQIKTGSLSRSDRMAKYNQLLRIEEELGSLAVYGYKKIR, encoded by the coding sequence ATGAGAATAGAAAAAATAATAGGAAGAGAAATCCTTGATTCAAGAGGTAACCCAACAGTTGAAGTTGATGTTTATTTAGATTGTGGCGTTATGGGGCGTGCATCAGTTCCTTCGGGAGCATCTACTGGCGAACACGAAGCTTTAGAACTACGTGATGGTGATAAGAAACGTTACTTAGGAAAAGGCGTTCTCAAAGCAGTAGAAAATATCAATAATAAAATAGCTCCAGAACTTATAGGATATAGTGCTTTAGAACAAAGGGCTATAGACAATAAGATGCTTGAACTTGATGGAACAAAGACAAAATCAAACTTAGGTGCAAATGCTATTTTAGGTGTTTCTCTAGCTGTAGCCAAAGCAGCTGCTAATTATTTAGAATTACCTCTATATCGTTATATAGGCGGTACTAATACTTACACTATGCCAGTTCCGATGATGAATATCATCAATGGAGGTTCTCATAGTGATGCTCCTATTGCTTTCCAAGAATTTATGATTAGACCTGTAGGTGCTAAATCTTTTAAAGAAGGCTTACGTATGGGTGCTGAAGTTTTCCATGCTTTAAAGAAAGTATTAAAAGACAGAGGATTAAGTACTGCCGTTGGTGATGAAGGTGGTTTTGCTCCAGAAGTTGAAGGAACTGAAGATGCTCTAAATTCTATCCTATCAGCAATAAAAGCTGCAGGTTATGAACCTAAGAAAGATGTAACTATCGCTTTAGATTGTGCTTCTTCTGAGTTCTACAAAAATGGAGTTTATGATTATACGCTTTTTGAGGGCAAACAAGGAAAAAAACGTAATGCCGAAGAACAAATAGCATATCTAGAAGAGCTGATTGACAAATACCCTATTGACTCTATCGAAGATGGTATGGCTGAAAATGATTGGGACGGATGGAAAAAACTTACAGATAAAATTGGAAACAAATGCCAATTGGTAGGTGATGACTTATTCGTTACAAATGTTGACTTCCTATCTAAAGGTATTGAACTAGGTTGTGGTAACTCTATTCTGATTAAAGTAAACCAAATTGGTTCTCTATCAGAAACTCTTGATGCTATAGAAATGGCACATCGCCATGGTTACACCTCTGTTACTTCACACCGTTCGGGTGAAACAGAAGATGCTACAATTGCAGATATCGCTGTAGCTACAAATAGTGGACAAATCAAAACTGGTTCTTTAAGTCGCTCAGACCGTATGGCTAAATACAACCAACTTCTACGTATTGAAGAAGAACTAGGCTCTCTTGCAGTATATGGTTATAAAAAGATTAGATAA